One region of Syngnathus scovelli strain Florida chromosome 15, RoL_Ssco_1.2, whole genome shotgun sequence genomic DNA includes:
- the ephb4a gene encoding ephrin type-B receptor 4a — translation MELTYRIIGLLGCIFLDWAPLTCAEEEVLMNTKVETSDLRWTIFPRAKPEWEEVSGLDEEGNSVRTYQICQTDSSFSHWLRSGFIQRRGASQVYVELRFTMIECSSGNSHHRSCKETFNLYYYQADSNEATDTYPPWMENPYTKVDTVAADFLLRKGGERKFNIKTIRLGPLSKRGFYLAFQAQGSCMALLSVRVFFKKCPPLISALSSFPETIPRTLVQEAQGVCVEHAAQQGPRTRSPKLFCGEDGQWVGQPTTSCACAPGYEAAEGHTRCTACPVGHFKSSTEGQCTVCPGASHASIRGQSTCTCRPGYFRAQSDTPDTACTRPPSAPRSIASQINGTSLRLEWNEPLDNGGRADLSYSIRCLMCRTPRSSCVSCGDSVSYRPAQHALTSRRLEVWGLLPHTTYTFAIQALNGVSQLSGKEPSSEGVNITTSYDVPSLVSVIRKSQSTESSLTLHWSVPVQPHYTILQYQLRYCEKERRSEDPCHYTESNKNQAVLTDLRRATQYEVQVRARTMAGYGSFSPAAVFRTLPDGIDSSSQFLVPGILIAIGMLLLVTFIFVAAYCIRRHSRIKDPEMSDKNSQYLVGQGVKVYIDPFTYEDPNEAIREFAKEIDVSFVKIEEVIGAGEFGEVCRGRLRVPGKKENYVAIKTLKGGYTEKQRRDFLSEASIMGQFQHPNIIHLEGIITASCPVMILTEFMENGALDSFLRLNDSQFTPIQLVGMLRGIASGMKYLAEMSYVHRDLAARNILINSNLVCKVSDFGLSRFLQENSSDPTYTSSLGGKIPIRWTAPEAIAFRKFTSASDVWSYGIVMWEVMSFGERPYWDMSNQDVINAIEQDYRLPPPPDCPTHLHQLMLDCWQKDRSARPRFAELVSALDKLIRNPASLKIVAQEGAGPSYPLLGQRSPLALSSCASVGEWLRAIKMERYEDSFLQAGLATVEQLGQITTQDLLHMGVTLAGHQRKILSSIQNMNFQNKSTAPVTF, via the exons AAGTGCTGATGAATACTAAGGTAGAGACGTCGGATCTGAGATGGACCATCTTTCCACGTGCCAAGCCTGAG TGGGAGGAAGTGAGCGGTTTGGACGAGGAGGGCAACAGCGTGAGGACGTACCAGATCTGTCAGACTGACAGCTCATTCAGCCACTGGCTGCGTAGCGGCTTCATCCAGCGACGAGGAGCCTCGCAAGTTTACGTGGAGCTGCGCTTCACCATGATAGAGTGCTCCTCCGGGAACAGCCACCACCGAAGCTGCAAGGAGACCTTTAACCTCTACTACTACCAGGCCGACTCCAATGAGGCCACAGACACGTACCCGCCGTGGATGGAGAATCCTTACACAAAG GTGGATACAGTGGCAGCTGACTTTCTCCTCAGGAAGGGCGGCGAGCGGAAATTCAACATTAAGACCATAAGACTGGGCCCTTTATCCAAGAGAGGCTTCTACTTGGCCTTTCAGGCTCAGGGCTCCTGCATGGCCTTGCTCTCTGTTAGGGTCTTCTTCAAGAAGTGTCCCCCCCTCATTAGCGCACTTTCCTCTTTCCCTGAGACCATTCCTCGCACTCTGGTACAGGAAGcgcagggtgtgtgtgtggagcaTGCTGCGCAGCAGGGCCCCCGAACTCGCTCCCCAAAGCTTTTCTGCGGCGAAGACGGCCAGTGGGTGGGCCAGCCGACCACCTCCTGCGCCTGTGCTCCTGGATACGAGGCCGCCGAGGGACATACCAGATGTACAG CTTGTCCCGTGGGTCACTTCAAGTCCAGCACAGAGGGACAGTGCACAGTCTGTCCGGGAGCAAGCCACGCCTCCATCAGGGGGCAGTCTACATGCACATGTCGCCCTGGCTACTTCCGAGCACAATCCGACACCCCTGACACTGCATGCACCA GACCTCCCTCGGCACCACGCAGCATCGCCTCCCAGATTAATGGCACTTCGCTACGACTGGAATGGAACGAGCCTCTGGACAATGGCGGCAGAGCCGACCTCAGCTACAGTATCAGATGCCTCATGTGCCGAACGCCGAGGAGCTCGTGCGTGTCCTGCGGCGACAGCGTCAGCTACCGACCGGCTCAGCACGCCCTGACTAGTCGTCGGTTGGAGGTGTGGGGCCTACTGCCTCACACCACGTACACTTTTGCCATCCAAGCTCTCAACGGGGTGTCTCAGCTCAGCGGCAAGGAACCCTCCAGCGAGGGTGTCAATATCACCACCAGTTATGATG TGCCGTCGCTGGTGTCTGTGATTCGTAAAAGCCAGTCCACAGAGAGCAGCTTAACGCTTCACTGGTCCGTGCCTGTGCAGCCACACTACACCATTCTGCAATATCAACTACGCTACTGTGAAAAG GAGCGGCGCAGTGAGGATCCCTGCCACTACACAGAGAGTAACAAAAACCAGGCCGTGCTGACGGACCTGCGCAGAGCCACTCAGTATGAAGTGCAGGTCCGGGCGAGAACCATGGCCGGTTATGGCAGCTTCAGTCCTGCAGCAGTCTTCCGCACCCTGCCCGATG GAATTGACTCTTCCTCTCAGTTCTTGGTGCCCGGCATCCTTATCGCCATCGGGATGCTGCTGCTCGTCACTTTCATCTTTGTGGCTGCCTATTGCATACG CAGACACAGCCGCATAAAGGATCCAGAAATGAGCGACAAGAACAGCCAGTACTTAGTAGGCCAAG GGGTCAAGGTTTATATCGACCCCTTCACCTACGAGGACCCGAATGAGGCCATACGCGAATTTGCCAAGGAAATCGATGTTTCCTTTGTAAAGATTGAAGAGGTTATCGGAGCCG GGGAGTTTGGGGAGGTGTGCCGAGGGCGGCTGAGGGTCcccggaaaaaaagaaaactacgTTGCGATAAAGACCCTCAAAGGCGGCTACACCGAGAAGCAGCGTCGTGACTTCCTGTCCGAGGCGTCCATCATGGGACAGTTCCAGCACCCCAACATTATACACTTGGAGGGAATCATCACAGCCAGCTGTCCGGTTATGATCCTCACCGAGTTCATGGAGAATGGTGCTCTGGATTCTTTTCTGCGG CTTAACGACAGCCAGTTCACGCCCATCCAGCTGGTGGGGATGCTACGCGGCATTGCCTCGGGCATGAAATATCTGGCCGAGATGAGTTATGTCCACCGAGACCTGGCGGCTCGCAACATCCTAATCAACAGCAACCTGGTGTGCAAGGTGTCCGATTTCGGCTTGTCACGTTTCCTGCAGGAGAACTCTTCTGACCCAACCTACACAAGCTCCCTG ggagGGAAGATCCCAATCCGCTGGACAGCGCCCGAGGCGATCGCCTTCAGAAAGTTCACATCAGCTTCAGATGTGTGGAGCTACGGTATCGTCATGTGGGAGGTCATGTCCTTCGGAGAGAGGCCCTACTGGGACATGAGCAACCAAGAC GTAATCAATGCCATCGAGCAAGACTATCGGCTGCCGCCTCCGCCCGACTGCCCCACCCACCTACACCAGCTGATGCTGGACTGCTGGCAGAAGGATCGCTCGGCCCGGCCTCGTTTTGCTGAACTCGTCAGCGCCTTGGACAAACTGATCCGGAACCCCGCGTCGCTGAAAATTGTGGCCCAGGAGGGAGCGGG gCCCTCCTACCCCCTGCTCGGCCAGCGGTCGCCGTTGGCCCTCTCGTCCTGTGCTTCGGTAGGGGAATGGCTGAGGGCCATCAAGATGGAACGCTACGAGGACAGCTTCCTGCAAGCCGGACTCGCTACTGTGGAGCAGCTGGGACAGATCACAACACA AGACTTGCTGCACATGGGTGTTACTTTGGCCGGCCATCAGAGGAAGATCCTCTCTAGCATCCAGAACATGAACTTCCAGAACAAGAGCACAGCACCAGTGACCTTCTAG